Proteins from a single region of Apium graveolens cultivar Ventura chromosome 7, ASM990537v1, whole genome shotgun sequence:
- the LOC141674697 gene encoding uncharacterized protein LOC141674697 — translation MFDGGDFLVIDGGGGDRRRWWWSEMAVGGSGNREAEESLDKKIARRPHRLFWNFSKHFSEDKLTSEPNPLLLNPSLPQSLNPETSESIESSPSKEPPSKPHSDASSEKVFKPKAPFPQRLFSNKQSAQLDKILEVFKQVKINIPLLDAIQQVPSYAKCLKDLCTHKRTTHVPKKAFLTSHVSSILSNQIPVKYMDPGCPTISCVIGNTLIDKSLLDLGASVNLLPLSVYQALGLGELKKTSVTLQFANHSVKTPTSIVEDVLIKIGDFVFPVDFVVLETELVKNLKNQIPIIFGRLFLATSNALINCGNELMKLTFGNMINDLNIFNIGKQPNELFDQPIDINMIDELVDNEIMNVDDVLSFCQDYFGQYWDDTSHKNEVNEMLESTIPSSNQELEPFPLPLFEASESIEASPPELELKPLPETLKESKEAIGWSVSDIKGISPAIVQDRIHLVDDAKPVREPQRRLTPTLKEVVRKEILKCLDNGIIYPISDSSWVSPVQVVPKKSGITVVVNEDDELVPTRVQSGWRMCIDYRKLNAATRKDHFPLPFIDQMLERLAGHSYYCFLDGFSGYFQIPSAPEDQEKTTFTCPFGTFAYQRLAFGLTTAPATFQRCMMSIFSDMLTSAPVIQSPDWNQPFELMCDASDYAVGVVLGQKINKIPHVIYYASKTLNDAQLNYSTTEKELLAVVFDLEKFRSYLICSKIIVYTEHSALSTTRKTSIDNGYVLM, via the exons GAAGATAAACTAACATCTGAACCAAATCCTCTACTCTTGAATCCTAGTCTTCCACAATCTTTAAATCCTGAAACTTCTGAATCTATTGAGTCATCACCATCCAAAGAACCACCTTCAAAACCCCACTCTGATGCGTCTAGTGAAAAAGTCTTTAAGCCAAAAGCTCCGTTTCCTCAAAGACTTTTCTCAAACAAACAATCTGCTCAGTTAGATAAGATTTTGGAAGTTTTTAAGCAAGTCAAGATCAACATTCCTCTTTTAGATGCAATTCAACAAGTTCCCTCTTATGCTAAGTGTCTAAAAGATTTGTGTACTCATAAAAGAACCACTCATGTTCCTAAGAAAGCTTTCCTAACCTCTCATGTTAGTTCTATCTTGTCAAATCAAATCCCTGTGAAGTATATGGATCCTGGCTGTCCTACCATCTCTTGTGTCATAGGTAATACCCTCATTGATAAATCTTTACTCGATTTAGGAGCTAGTGTGAATCTTCTTCCATTATCTGTCTATCAAGCCTTGGGTTTAGGTGAACTTAAAAAGACTAGTGTTACTCTTcagtttgctaaccattctgtCAAAACTCCAACGAGTATAGTTGAAGATGTGTTGATTAAGATTGGTGATTTTGTCTTCCCCGTCGATTTTGTTGTCCTGGAGACCGAACTAGTCAAAAATCTGAAAAATCAAATTCCTATCATTTTTGGAAGACTTTTTCTTGCCACGTCTAATGCCTTGATCAACTGTGGGAATGAATTAATGAAACTTACTTTTGGAAACATGATAAATGATCTCAATATTTTCAATATAGGAAAACAACCCAATGAGCTTTTTGACCAACCCATAGATATTAATATGATTGATGAGTTAGTTGATAATGAAATCATGAATGTTGACGATGTCCTTAGCTTTTGTCAAGATTATTTTGGTCAATATTGGGATGATACTAGTCATAAAAATGAGGTCAATGAAATGTTAGAGTCCACCATTCCTAGTTCCAACCAAGAGTTAGAACCTTTTCCTTTGCCACTTTTTGAAGCTAGTGAATCCATTGAGGCAAGTCCACCAGAATTAGAACTCAAACCTCTTCCCGAAACTCTTAA AGAGAGTAAGGAAGCCATAGGGTGGAGCGTATCCGacatcaagggaatcagccctgCCATTGTCCAAGATAGGATTCACTTAGTTGATGATGCTAAACCGGTTAGAGAACCACAAAGGAGGTTGACCCCGACTCTTAAGGAAGTTGTTAGAAAAGAAATCCTTAAATGTCTAGATAATGGAATCATCTATCCTATATCTGATAGTTCATGGGTCAGTCCTGTTCAAGTAGTGCCTAAAAAGTCAGGGATCACTGTCGTTGTCAATGAGGATGATGAACTAGTTCCCACTCGTGTTCAGTCTGGTTGGAGAATGTGTATTGATTATAGGAAACTTAATGCTGCCACTAGGAAAGATCATTTTCCTCTACCCTTCATTGATCAAATGTTAGAAAGGTTAGCAGGTCACTCATACTACTGTTTTCTAGATGGTTTTTCTGGCTATTTCCAAATTCCCAGTGCTCCCGAGGATCAAGAAAAAACCACTTTCACATGTCCTTTTGGAACCTTTGCCTACCAACGCTTAGCTTTTGGTCTCACTACTGCCCCTGCCACCTTTCAAAGATGTATGATGAGCATTTTTTCTGATATG TTGACCTCAGCCCCCGTCATTCAATCCCCTGATTGGAATCAACCTTTTGAGCTTATGTGTGACGCATCTGATTATGCTGTAGGGGTAGTTTTAGGACAAAAAATCAATAAAATACCTCATGTCAtatactatgctagtaagactctaaatgatGCTCAACTTAACTACTCCACCACTGAAAAGGAACTTCTAGCGGTAGTTTTTGATCTTGAAAAGTTTAGGTCGTATCTTATATGCTCTAAAATCATTGTTTACACAGAACACTCTGCTCTtagcactacaagaaaaacatCAATAGACAACGGTTATGTACTGATGTGA